The Coffea arabica cultivar ET-39 chromosome 1e, Coffea Arabica ET-39 HiFi, whole genome shotgun sequence genome has a window encoding:
- the LOC113694691 gene encoding U-box domain-containing protein 19-like, with the protein MVSFPGTSSGWFRTGNRTCPKTGQRLLCTDFAPNSALKQLIKGFCLEKSIHFADSVGRSRDVTKAVVAGSKVSEQAVRLLANFLVGRLVRCNNQEQNRAAYEIHLLTKTSIFNRSCLVEAGAIPPLLNLLFSCDPSLQENAMASLLNLSKFSKSRKRIFENRGLILILDVLKCGLKVEARQHAAGAFFYLASVEEYRQLIGEIPDAIPSLVELLRDGTDRGKKNALVTIFGLLLCPENHRRVFVAGLVPLLKQEQRQQWW; encoded by the coding sequence ATGGTCTCTTTCCCAGGAACAAGTTCAGGATGGTTCAGAACTGGTAACCGCACCTGTCCCAAGACAGGCCAGAGGCTTCTCTGCACAGATTTTGCGCCCAATTCAGCTCTGAAGCAGCTTATCAAGGGATTTTGCTTAGAAAAAAGCATCCACTTTGCTGATTCAGTTGGGCGTAGCCGTGATGTTACAAAGGCAGTTGTTGCGGGTAGCAAAGTATCTGAGCAGGCCGTGCGATTGCTCGCTAATTTTCTCGTTGGCAGGCTTGTGCGTTGCAATAATCAAGAGCAGAACAGAGCTGCTTATGAGATTCATTTGCTCACCAAAACAAGCATTTTTAATCGGTCTTGTTTGGTTGAAGCTGGTGCAATCCCGCCTCTGTTGAATCTTCTATTTTCATGCGATCCATCGCTGCAAGAGAATGCCATGGCATCTCTGTTAAATCTttcaaagttttccaaaagcaGGAAAAGAATTTTTGAGAATAGAGGTTTGATTTTGATACTTGATGTTTTGAAGTGCGGACTGAAAGTGGAAGCTCGACAGCATGCAGCTGGTGCATTCTTTTACCTTGCTTCAGTTGAAGAATACCGACAACTAATTGGGGAGATTCCAGATGCAATTCCTTCTCTAGTGGAGCTCCTCAGGGATGGGACAGATCGTGGCAAGAAGAATGCACTTGTCACGATATTCGGCCTCCTCCTATGTCCTGAGAACCATAGGAGAGTGTTTGTTGCTGGATTAGTCCCATTGCTGAAGCAAGAGCAACGACAGCAGTGGTGGTGA